A single window of Leptolyngbya ohadii IS1 DNA harbors:
- the gyrA gene encoding DNA gyrase subunit A has translation MAEQLNILNSGQVIATALHTEVQRSYLEYAMSVIVGRALPDVRDGLKPVHRRILYAMHELGLTPDRPYRKCARVVGDVLGKYHPHGDQAVYDALVRMVQTFSSRYPLLEGHGNFGSVDDDPPAAMRYTETRLAAVGNEGLLAEIGEATVDFIGNFDNSQQEPIVLPAQLPFLLLNGCSGIAVGMATNVPPHNLGELVDGLIALIDRPELPDEELFRLIPAPDFPTGGEILDTTGIKEAYRTGRGSIPIRGVANLEEVAVGRGRHKRLAIVVTELPFQVNKAGWIEKVAELVNQGRIEGIADIRDESDREGMRVVIEMRREGQPAQILEKLYRMTPLQINFGVIMLAIAEGQPRQMSLRELLQSFLSFREETLTRQYRYELEKAEARAHLLEGMLTALDNLDDVINLLRRSPDGSTAKMQMQEQFGFSDRQASAILAMPLSRLTGMERQKIQDEYQQLNDRMAELDRLLTNRKELLKSLKKDLRTLKRKFADERRTRIVTAAEQASALAALAQFGGDEEAAEQEVVLEFTQKGYVRRFTPKAYQKRQEKQESPVTQTLTETEDFVAQTETATTGQSLLMLTRDGKAYSTSITSIQATSRQSKGTPLVTLLPPNAQGAPDAIVSQVILPNTEEELEGLDLVLLTREGRIKRMAMAEFTNLTARGITAIKLKEGDELQFVRLTQTGEQLILATSLGKLLRLEINDEQVPVMGRSTQGQQAMRPHKNEQLVDCTTALQEDDLLLMTAQGEGKRIPVSSLKLMSRGGLGVQAIQFSTKADTLAAIALALPDTEVTILTSTDRLAKLPIDKFPRLKRADAGDRILKLNKGEKIVRLFDNNAIDQEASGEEDAN, from the coding sequence ATGGCTGAACAGCTCAACATCTTAAATTCAGGACAGGTCATCGCCACCGCCCTGCATACCGAAGTGCAGCGATCGTACCTGGAGTACGCCATGAGTGTGATCGTGGGTCGAGCGTTGCCAGATGTGCGAGATGGCTTGAAACCTGTGCATCGCCGCATCCTGTACGCCATGCATGAGCTGGGCTTAACCCCCGATCGCCCATACCGCAAATGTGCCCGCGTGGTCGGGGATGTGCTGGGTAAATACCACCCCCACGGCGATCAGGCAGTTTACGATGCCCTGGTGCGAATGGTGCAGACCTTCTCTAGCCGCTATCCCCTGCTGGAGGGACACGGCAACTTTGGTTCGGTGGATGACGATCCGCCTGCGGCAATGCGCTACACGGAGACCCGACTGGCGGCGGTGGGTAACGAGGGCTTACTGGCGGAAATTGGTGAAGCCACGGTCGATTTTATCGGCAACTTCGATAATTCTCAGCAGGAACCAATTGTCCTCCCGGCTCAGCTTCCCTTCCTGCTGCTGAACGGCTGCTCTGGGATTGCGGTGGGCATGGCAACTAACGTCCCGCCCCACAACTTAGGCGAACTGGTAGACGGCTTGATTGCCCTGATCGATCGCCCCGAACTGCCCGACGAAGAACTGTTTCGGCTGATTCCGGCTCCGGACTTCCCCACGGGCGGCGAAATTCTCGATACCACGGGCATTAAGGAGGCATATCGCACCGGGCGCGGCAGCATTCCCATTCGCGGCGTTGCCAACCTAGAGGAAGTTGCCGTGGGTCGCGGCAGACATAAGCGGCTGGCGATCGTCGTTACGGAACTGCCCTTTCAGGTGAATAAGGCGGGCTGGATCGAGAAAGTGGCAGAACTGGTGAACCAGGGCAGAATCGAGGGTATCGCTGACATCCGGGACGAGAGCGATCGGGAAGGAATGCGGGTCGTGATCGAAATGCGGCGGGAAGGTCAACCTGCCCAGATCCTCGAAAAGCTCTATCGGATGACTCCGCTTCAGATTAATTTTGGCGTGATCATGCTGGCGATCGCCGAGGGTCAACCGCGCCAGATGTCCCTGCGGGAACTGCTGCAATCCTTCCTCAGCTTCCGGGAGGAAACGCTGACGCGCCAGTATCGCTACGAGCTGGAAAAAGCCGAAGCCCGCGCCCACCTTCTGGAGGGAATGCTGACCGCCCTGGACAATCTGGATGATGTGATCAACCTGCTGCGCCGATCGCCCGATGGCTCTACGGCAAAGATGCAGATGCAGGAGCAGTTTGGCTTTAGCGATCGTCAGGCAAGCGCAATTCTGGCAATGCCCCTCAGCCGTCTTACAGGCATGGAGCGGCAGAAGATCCAGGACGAGTATCAGCAGTTAAACGATCGGATGGCAGAACTCGATCGGCTGCTGACCAACCGTAAGGAATTGCTGAAGTCCCTCAAGAAAGATCTGCGTACCCTGAAGCGCAAATTTGCCGACGAGCGACGCACCCGCATTGTCACAGCAGCAGAGCAGGCATCAGCACTGGCAGCGCTGGCACAGTTTGGCGGCGACGAGGAAGCAGCGGAACAGGAAGTCGTGCTGGAGTTCACGCAAAAGGGCTATGTGAGACGATTCACGCCCAAGGCATACCAGAAACGTCAGGAAAAACAGGAATCCCCTGTTACCCAAACCCTGACCGAAACGGAGGACTTTGTAGCGCAAACGGAAACTGCAACCACGGGTCAGTCCCTCCTGATGCTGACCAGGGACGGCAAAGCGTATAGCACCAGCATCACTTCAATTCAGGCAACCTCCCGGCAGTCCAAAGGAACTCCCCTGGTGACGCTTTTGCCGCCCAATGCCCAAGGTGCGCCTGATGCGATCGTTTCTCAGGTGATCCTGCCTAACACCGAAGAGGAACTGGAAGGACTGGATCTGGTGCTGCTCACCCGCGAGGGACGGATTAAGCGGATGGCAATGGCAGAATTTACCAATCTCACGGCACGGGGCATTACCGCTATCAAGCTCAAGGAAGGCGATGAGCTACAGTTTGTCCGCCTGACCCAAACCGGAGAACAGCTGATTCTGGCAACCTCCCTCGGAAAGCTCCTGCGCCTGGAAATTAACGATGAGCAGGTTCCCGTCATGGGACGATCGACTCAGGGACAGCAGGCAATGCGCCCCCACAAGAACGAACAGCTCGTAGACTGCACAACTGCCCTGCAAGAGGACGATCTGCTGCTCATGACCGCTCAGGGCGAAGGCAAACGTATTCCGGTGTCCTCCCTCAAACTCATGTCGCGAGGCGGATTAGGCGTTCAGGCAATCCAGTTCTCCACGAAGGCAGACACGCTGGCGGCGATCGCCCTTGCTCTACCCGATACCGAAGTCACCATTCTCACCAGCACCGATCGTCTGGCAAAACTGCCGATCGACAAATTCCCCCGCCTTAAGCGCGCTGATGCAGGCGATCGAATCCTGAAGCTGAATAAGGGCGAAAAGATTGTGCGGCTGTTTGACAATAATGCGATCGACCAGGAGGCATCTGGGGAGGAGGACGCAAATTAA
- a CDS encoding TolC family protein, translated as MRSPNPLVAIGITTLVTVGAVYSGAAHAAPPDSATANRLEQSGQASLDKEEASDRPIAQTTEPSENTETNTSAESTAATDTTSESQSLAEDENPATPAETPSASSSTPETEAIEDASDADPSSEQPSLSETPASEPSDAPTAQAAPLEVPTTEVPATETPADEPPATETPTTGTSTPETATAETATPDAVTQPAPVETPAENTLTEPPPETPATETPETDTPEATPAETAPAATTSPSRVDVPDYLNPSPNPLDFPTRPEEVQLQGTQPITLRQAVDLAIRNNPQLRQVRQQLDQAQAQLDQSRAANNPTVSVNSSLVQAGQESPVTVPPTTLGGSPTTEIRSSDAATLQGNLEVNYALFTSGRRSSLIRAAEGQVRVQQLEIERQTNDLILQVATAYYDLQQAGAQVRIFQSNLEQAQQSLRDAEALERAGVGTRFDVLQAQVDVANAQQELTQQLSTFDVSRRNLGQLLNVANGVDLTSADPIEVAGDWNFSLEQSIVEAFKNRAELEQQLIQRESAEEQRQAALAQLGPQVNLQGSFGLTNNLDAGNGFLNNYQVGVGLSLNLYDGGAARAQARQQETQIAQAESQFENLQDQIRFQTEQAYSQLQASATNITTTALAVQQAAEALRLARLRFQAGVGTQTDVLRQQTVLAQSQVNNLQAILGYNRALVTLQRQVSNLPEGFLSDTP; from the coding sequence ATGCGCTCTCCCAATCCGCTTGTTGCGATCGGCATTACTACTTTAGTTACCGTTGGTGCAGTTTATTCGGGTGCTGCTCACGCTGCTCCGCCTGACTCGGCTACTGCAAATCGTCTGGAGCAATCCGGGCAAGCCAGTTTAGACAAGGAAGAAGCATCCGATCGCCCGATCGCCCAAACCACCGAGCCATCCGAAAATACCGAAACTAATACGTCGGCAGAATCTACAGCAGCGACGGATACCACCTCAGAGTCGCAGTCTCTTGCTGAGGACGAAAATCCGGCAACCCCAGCGGAGACTCCTTCTGCATCATCCTCGACTCCTGAAACAGAGGCGATCGAAGATGCGTCCGATGCAGACCCTTCGTCTGAACAACCCTCGCTGAGTGAGACGCCAGCCAGTGAGCCGTCTGATGCTCCAACCGCGCAAGCTGCCCCTTTGGAAGTTCCGACCACTGAAGTTCCGGCAACGGAAACTCCGGCAGATGAACCTCCGGCAACGGAAACTCCGACAACTGGGACTTCAACCCCTGAAACTGCGACTGCTGAAACTGCCACACCCGATGCAGTAACGCAGCCCGCACCCGTTGAAACCCCCGCAGAGAACACCCTCACTGAGCCGCCGCCAGAAACCCCTGCGACCGAGACCCCTGAAACAGATACGCCGGAAGCAACTCCTGCGGAAACGGCACCTGCGGCTACGACCTCTCCCAGCAGAGTGGATGTGCCGGACTACCTCAACCCCAGCCCCAACCCGCTGGACTTTCCGACTCGCCCCGAAGAGGTACAGCTTCAGGGAACCCAGCCGATTACGCTGCGCCAGGCAGTTGATCTGGCAATTCGCAATAATCCCCAGCTAAGGCAGGTGCGACAGCAGCTCGATCAGGCACAGGCACAGCTGGATCAGTCAAGGGCTGCCAATAATCCGACCGTCAGTGTAAATAGCAGTCTGGTTCAGGCAGGGCAGGAAAGTCCTGTTACCGTTCCGCCGACTACGCTGGGAGGCTCTCCTACCACGGAAATTCGATCGAGTGATGCTGCGACCTTGCAGGGCAACCTGGAGGTAAACTATGCGCTGTTTACTTCCGGCAGGCGATCGTCTCTGATCCGTGCCGCCGAGGGACAGGTGCGTGTCCAGCAGCTTGAAATTGAGCGTCAGACCAATGACCTGATCTTGCAGGTGGCAACCGCCTATTACGATTTGCAGCAGGCAGGGGCACAGGTACGGATTTTCCAGTCCAACCTGGAGCAGGCGCAGCAAAGTTTACGCGATGCAGAGGCGCTGGAACGGGCAGGCGTAGGCACCCGATTTGATGTGTTGCAGGCGCAGGTGGATGTGGCAAATGCCCAGCAGGAGTTGACTCAGCAGCTTAGCACGTTCGATGTTTCGCGACGCAATCTAGGACAGTTACTCAATGTAGCGAATGGCGTTGATTTAACCTCCGCTGACCCGATCGAAGTGGCGGGAGACTGGAATTTTAGCCTGGAGCAGAGCATTGTGGAGGCGTTCAAGAATCGCGCCGAGCTAGAGCAGCAGCTCATCCAGCGGGAGTCGGCAGAGGAACAGCGACAGGCAGCCCTGGCACAGCTTGGACCCCAGGTGAACCTACAGGGTTCCTTTGGCTTAACGAACAATCTGGACGCAGGCAACGGGTTTTTGAACAACTATCAAGTCGGCGTTGGTTTGAGTCTTAATCTCTACGATGGGGGAGCTGCCAGAGCGCAGGCAAGGCAACAGGAAACCCAAATTGCTCAGGCGGAAAGCCAGTTTGAAAACCTTCAGGATCAGATTCGCTTCCAGACCGAGCAGGCATATTCTCAGCTACAAGCCAGCGCTACGAACATTACCACGACCGCTCTCGCAGTCCAGCAGGCAGCGGAAGCCCTTCGACTGGCAAGACTCCGTTTCCAGGCAGGTGTAGGAACTCAAACGGACGTTCTGCGGCAGCAAACCGTACTGGCTCAGTCGCAGGTGAATAACCTTCAGGCAATTCTGGGCTATAACCGCGCTCTGGTTACGCTCCAGCGGCAGGTCAGTAACCTTCCCGAAGGCTTTTTGAGCGATACGCCCTAG
- the serA gene encoding phosphoglycerate dehydrogenase — protein sequence MPKVLVSDPIDQVGIDILSQVAQVDVKTSLSPAELVQVIPEYDALMIRSGTRVTSEVIEAGTQLKIVGRAGVGVDNVDVQAATRRGILVVNSPEGNTVAAAEHAVAMMLSLSRYVPDANQSVKSGKWDRKSFTGVEVYKKTLGVVGLGKIGSHVAGIARAMGMRLLAFDPYLSADRAEKIGCQLVELDILFRESDYITLHIPKTPDTYHLINAEALAKMKPTVRIVNCARGGIIDEAALAEAIAEGRIGGAALDVYENEPLGESPLTSLGKNLVLTPHLGASTEEAQVNVAIDVAEQIRDVLLGLPARSAVNIPGLRPDIMEKMRPFLQLSETLGHLVSQLSGKRIESLNIGLQGDLATNESQPLVVAALKGVLSSALQERVNYVNASIEAKERGIRVIETRDASVRDYPGSLHLSAVGSLGEHSVTGALLGDNEIRITSIDDFPINVPPSRYMLFTLHRDMPGIIGKLGSLLGNLNVNIASMQVGRKIVRGDAVMVLAIDDPLPDGVLEEIKKEPGIRDAYTVTLSEIS from the coding sequence ATGCCGAAGGTTCTTGTTTCAGACCCGATCGATCAAGTTGGCATCGATATCCTGTCCCAGGTCGCGCAGGTGGATGTCAAGACCAGCCTATCTCCCGCCGAACTGGTGCAGGTGATCCCCGAATACGATGCCCTGATGATTCGCTCTGGAACGCGGGTCACGAGTGAAGTGATTGAGGCGGGAACCCAGCTCAAAATTGTTGGACGTGCCGGAGTCGGGGTAGATAACGTGGATGTCCAGGCGGCGACGCGGCGCGGTATTCTGGTGGTCAACTCGCCGGAGGGCAATACGGTAGCGGCAGCGGAACACGCGGTGGCAATGATGCTGTCCCTGTCTCGCTATGTCCCCGATGCCAATCAGTCCGTCAAGAGCGGCAAGTGGGATCGCAAGAGCTTCACGGGGGTTGAGGTCTACAAGAAGACCCTGGGCGTGGTGGGACTGGGCAAGATTGGCTCCCACGTTGCCGGGATTGCAAGAGCGATGGGAATGCGGCTGCTGGCATTTGATCCCTATCTGTCGGCGGATCGGGCGGAAAAAATTGGCTGTCAGCTAGTGGAGCTGGATATTCTGTTTCGCGAATCGGACTACATTACGCTGCACATTCCCAAAACGCCAGACACCTATCATTTAATTAATGCGGAAGCGCTGGCAAAAATGAAGCCCACGGTTCGCATCGTCAACTGTGCGCGAGGCGGCATTATCGATGAGGCGGCACTGGCGGAGGCGATCGCGGAAGGACGGATTGGCGGCGCTGCTCTGGATGTGTACGAAAATGAGCCGCTGGGTGAGTCGCCCTTAACGAGTCTGGGCAAAAACCTGGTGCTGACTCCTCACCTGGGAGCCTCCACAGAAGAAGCGCAGGTGAATGTGGCGATCGATGTGGCGGAGCAGATTCGCGATGTACTGCTGGGACTTCCGGCGCGATCGGCGGTGAATATTCCGGGTCTGCGTCCGGACATTATGGAGAAGATGCGTCCGTTCCTGCAACTTTCGGAAACGCTGGGGCATCTGGTCAGCCAGCTGTCGGGCAAGCGGATCGAGTCGCTGAATATTGGTTTGCAGGGCGATCTGGCAACCAATGAAAGCCAACCGCTGGTGGTAGCTGCCCTGAAAGGGGTGCTGTCGAGTGCGTTGCAGGAGCGGGTTAATTATGTGAATGCCAGCATTGAGGCAAAGGAACGGGGCATCCGCGTGATTGAAACCCGTGATGCGTCGGTGCGGGACTATCCAGGATCGCTGCATTTGTCTGCCGTGGGATCGCTGGGCGAGCATTCGGTGACGGGGGCACTGCTGGGCGACAATGAGATTCGCATTACCAGCATTGATGATTTCCCGATTAACGTGCCGCCGAGCCGCTATATGCTGTTTACCCTGCACCGGGATATGCCGGGAATCATCGGCAAGCTGGGTTCGCTGCTGGGCAACCTGAACGTCAACATTGCGAGTATGCAGGTGGGACGTAAGATTGTGCGCGGCGATGCGGTGATGGTGCTGGCGATCGACGATCCGCTGCCGGACGGGGTGCTGGAGGAAATCAAGAAGGAACCGGGCATCCGGGATGCCTACACTGTAACGCTCTCCGAAATTTCTTGA
- the prmA gene encoding 50S ribosomal protein L11 methyltransferase, which translates to MASSWWEIQIGADPAAEELLFWRLQEFGCRGMVSESRGNTYTVKAYLPQVKSQQLDLAALALLLKQDLLCAELPAPIVQWHLIDEEDWSKSWKDHWHPEPIGDRFLINPAWLPIPETDRLIIKLDPGVAFGTGAHATTQLCLEALEMRLDNPPPGTIIADIGCGSGILSVGAILLGAEKAYAVDTDILAVDATKSNVELNELPPDRLIVEEGSLDHLKEMLTTPVDGFVCNILAEIILELIPSFSDISKPDTWGILSGILIDQVKPIADRLEEHGWTMAILWKKQDWCCLNIRRA; encoded by the coding sequence TTGGCAAGTAGCTGGTGGGAAATTCAGATTGGGGCTGATCCGGCGGCGGAGGAACTGCTGTTCTGGCGGTTGCAGGAGTTTGGCTGTCGCGGCATGGTGAGCGAATCTCGCGGCAATACCTATACCGTGAAGGCTTACCTGCCCCAGGTGAAATCCCAGCAGCTCGATTTGGCGGCGCTAGCGCTTTTGCTGAAGCAGGATCTCCTCTGCGCCGAACTGCCTGCCCCGATCGTCCAATGGCACTTAATTGACGAAGAGGACTGGTCAAAGAGCTGGAAGGATCACTGGCACCCGGAACCGATCGGCGATCGTTTTCTGATTAATCCTGCCTGGCTACCCATCCCGGAAACCGATCGTCTGATCATCAAGCTCGATCCGGGAGTTGCCTTTGGCACGGGGGCACACGCGACAACCCAGCTTTGCCTGGAAGCCTTAGAAATGCGACTGGATAATCCGCCTCCGGGAACGATTATTGCCGATATCGGCTGCGGTTCCGGCATTCTCTCGGTAGGGGCGATTCTATTAGGCGCGGAAAAAGCCTACGCCGTAGACACAGACATCCTGGCGGTGGATGCCACCAAGAGCAACGTGGAATTGAACGAACTGCCGCCCGATCGCCTGATTGTGGAAGAGGGCAGTCTGGATCACCTGAAGGAAATGCTGACCACTCCCGTCGATGGTTTTGTCTGCAACATTCTCGCGGAAATCATCCTGGAACTCATTCCCTCATTCAGCGATATCTCTAAGCCCGATACTTGGGGCATTCTCAGCGGTATCCTCATTGATCAGGTAAAGCCGATCGCCGATCGATTAGAGGAGCATGGCTGGACGATGGCAATTCTGTGGAAGAAGCAGGACTGGTGCTGTTTGAATATCCGTCGGGCTTAG
- a CDS encoding ParA family protein, producing MTTTSLQSALNSLPDGAPEDIVRKFFAPQFLEALGFQKQEVYPQYSTGNGDLVDEAARKTVGDDIFLYTKSNPYLLIEWKGRNINLSNNSAQYQSTVRQIKRYLLAPNCKTAQWGIIVNSCHVQLFRKHGQVVYPATQCLPLNNDNIDETVAFIRKKIETPAKALTVAVYNNKGGVGKTTTVVNLSAILAFLGKKVLAIDFDPNQQDLSSALGLPLSKGAVFKAVTEREADLQSAIQTYRFPVGKKELTFDVIPADEKLGNASDEALDTQMKRDILHRKLESSRHEYDYILIDSPPNWRTFSKLAVFAADVVLIPTKHNNLFSLENAATAIKKFIPEIQAEKADGSPVALPIFFNGEKITAPQMATAQKEIHSILQVAKREGFNLVPYFFPKYTSTTKDLHILQVPSYAIIAGAAFSRTPAVYRDRSAHEYYKNLAKEYFLQ from the coding sequence ATGACAACCACCAGTCTTCAGTCCGCTCTGAACAGTCTTCCTGATGGTGCTCCAGAAGACATCGTCAGGAAGTTTTTTGCACCTCAATTTCTAGAAGCCCTAGGCTTTCAAAAGCAGGAGGTTTATCCTCAGTACTCTACTGGAAATGGAGATCTGGTTGACGAAGCAGCTAGAAAAACTGTTGGAGACGATATTTTTCTATATACAAAATCCAATCCTTACCTTCTTATAGAGTGGAAGGGAAGAAATATTAATTTATCTAATAATTCTGCACAGTATCAAAGCACAGTTAGGCAAATAAAGCGATATCTACTTGCGCCTAATTGTAAGACTGCACAGTGGGGAATCATTGTTAATTCCTGTCACGTACAGCTATTCCGAAAGCATGGACAAGTTGTTTATCCTGCAACTCAATGTCTCCCTTTAAATAACGATAATATTGATGAAACGGTTGCCTTCATCCGGAAAAAGATTGAGACTCCAGCTAAAGCTCTAACAGTCGCAGTTTACAACAATAAGGGTGGAGTTGGGAAAACCACAACCGTCGTTAATTTATCGGCTATTCTAGCTTTCTTAGGCAAGAAGGTTTTAGCAATTGACTTTGACCCAAATCAGCAGGATTTAAGCAGTGCATTGGGTCTTCCGTTAAGCAAAGGTGCTGTTTTTAAGGCTGTTACAGAGCGAGAAGCAGACCTTCAGAGTGCTATACAAACTTACAGATTTCCTGTCGGCAAGAAAGAGCTTACATTTGATGTGATTCCGGCTGATGAAAAGTTAGGGAATGCATCAGATGAAGCACTGGATACACAGATGAAACGGGACATCCTGCATCGAAAGCTAGAATCTTCAAGGCATGAATACGATTATATTCTGATAGACTCTCCACCCAATTGGCGCACCTTCAGCAAACTTGCTGTTTTTGCGGCTGATGTTGTTCTCATTCCCACAAAGCATAACAACCTTTTCTCTTTAGAGAACGCAGCCACCGCGATCAAGAAGTTTATCCCAGAGATACAAGCTGAAAAAGCTGATGGAAGCCCAGTTGCATTACCGATCTTCTTTAATGGAGAGAAGATTACAGCTCCTCAAATGGCAACTGCTCAAAAGGAAATTCACAGCATTCTTCAAGTCGCTAAGAGAGAGGGATTTAATTTAGTCCCTTACTTTTTTCCCAAATACACTTCCACTACGAAAGACCTGCACATTCTTCAAGTCCCTAGCTACGCCATTATTGCAGGCGCGGCATTTTCTCGAACTCCTGCGGTTTATCGGGATCGATCGGCTCACGAGTATTACAAGAATTTAGCGAAGGAGTATTTCCTACAATGA
- a CDS encoding Rho termination factor N-terminal domain-containing protein, whose translation MSNPGYVGKLMYLYLDEIEPGEGTDSPAFLIKASAHLLNQKGGRNWVPVIVKETGKDKYQVIGNSFVYAIAEEAGLERIWCIIADDSSETAEVVKVLAGEQIPKINLSKASRDEIRSGLEYLIEQPGSTLKTVKLAIATNRIDEAPRQYWKTLDPIINLKCGITKGKKLDALKEIFYLTPQSMPDTITDAGILQTMSTADLKAMAKKRGITGLSKMKKDDLVEALSKPSK comes from the coding sequence ATGAGTAATCCCGGCTACGTTGGAAAGTTGATGTATTTGTATTTGGATGAAATCGAACCAGGAGAAGGAACCGATTCTCCAGCATTTTTGATCAAAGCCTCTGCCCATCTCCTCAATCAAAAAGGCGGCAGAAATTGGGTTCCTGTAATCGTCAAAGAGACTGGAAAAGACAAATATCAGGTTATTGGTAACTCATTCGTTTATGCCATTGCCGAAGAAGCAGGTTTAGAACGAATTTGGTGCATTATTGCAGATGACAGCAGCGAAACGGCTGAGGTCGTAAAAGTTTTAGCAGGTGAGCAAATACCCAAAATCAATCTGTCAAAAGCATCGAGAGACGAAATTCGATCGGGCTTGGAATACCTGATTGAACAGCCGGGAAGCACTCTTAAAACCGTTAAACTTGCGATCGCCACCAATCGTATTGACGAAGCTCCGCGCCAGTACTGGAAAACGCTAGACCCAATCATCAATCTGAAATGTGGCATCACGAAGGGCAAAAAGCTTGATGCTCTAAAGGAGATATTCTATCTGACTCCTCAATCCATGCCCGATACCATTACCGATGCTGGCATTCTCCAAACAATGTCAACGGCTGACTTGAAGGCAATGGCGAAGAAACGCGGAATTACGGGTCTCAGCAAAATGAAAAAAGACGATCTGGTTGAGGCGTTAAGCAAGCCCTCGAAATAG